Proteins from a genomic interval of Nostoc sp. TCL240-02:
- a CDS encoding non-ribosomal peptide synthetase: MSDILKRLEGLSPEKRELVLQKLKKQQQSPQKNGRLTPPLTPVSREQHLPLSFAQQRLWFIDQLEGENCVYNVPFFWQISGLLNITALEKAIAEIVQRHEVLRTSFCVVDESPIQVIHPHPQLTMQLLDWRQLTEADQLSKAQQLTAEELQQSFDLSNPPLLRVKLLQLADQSHLLLLVIHHIVCDGWSMDIFRRELFSLYNAFCARKPSPFPELSLQYTDFAYWQRQWLQGEVLQTQLNYWQKQLAGVPPLLKLPTDKPRPSLQTYRGRSEFLQLNQDLTQKLKRLSQESETTLFMTMLAVFTLLLSRYSGQQDIVVGSAIANRNRRETESLIGFFVNTLALRTNLQGNPSFLELLERVKQVTLDAYDHQDLPFEKLVDELGLERSLSYHPLFQVAFGLQSGTQEKLEIPGLSLTRFQWENTTTLFDLSLMFRETPQGLIGEWEYATDLFEVETIQRMVGHFEVLLKGIIDNPNQPINTLSLLTEDECQQIKRWNKTQTDYPLNQTLVGLFEAQVAKNPDNLALVFESQSLTYQQLNQKANQLAHYLIQNHQIQPDTLIGICVERSLEMIIGVLGILKAGGAYVPIDPNYPQERIKFMLEDSGISVLLTQSHLKEQLPLTKLKHQIICLDRETFNSALIDNPNPQSNPDNLAYIIYTSGSTGQPKGVMIEHRAIVNLSLVWAETFQVQHNSRWLQFGSFSFDLSIGEIATALSAGACLYLAKKETLLPSQTLVDLLRDRKISHFTLPPSALSVLPQASLPDLQAVIVGGEACTAELVTQWGTKRCFFNCYGPTESTVIASISSCEPNGKKPSIGQPIANNSIYILDAHHQPLPPGLPGELCIAGIGLARGYLNHPDLTDEKFIEVELFGKTERIYRTGDLARWADDGNLEYLGRIDDQVKLRGFRVELGEIESLLLQNQSVKEAVVILYETDNNPRLVAYVTIKEKFSNLASQLKDYLKTRLPNYMVPSQIMVLDHLPLTPNGKLDRRVLPAPDTAISTNFEAFVTPTEELLATLWQTLLKAKSVGRQDNFFELGGHSLLATQLVARIRDTFGVEVSVRKVFEQSILSELATEIDKASSVIALPPITPQPENTPKNLSFAQSRLWFLDQLEGTGTSATYNMSTALQLEGKLNIEALRASFDYLIDRHTILRTYFPALEGEAQVVVQNPEDIEVLAIADLQSLDLQTQAETVQRLADSHAQEPFDLNTGPLFKAKLLQLSEQKNVLLINMHHIITDGWSMGVFKREWEQAYSAFAAGKIPNLSALPIQYSDYAAWQRSWLQGEILESQEDYWKQQLSDAPRLLDLPTDYPRPAQQSYQGGREEYSLSHEVTQRLKAISQQQGVTLFMTLLTAFSILLSRYSRQEDLCIGSAIANRTHNNTEGLIGFFVNTLVLRSKVKPEQSFSELLQQIRQTCLDAYSHQDIPFDYLVEQLQPERSLSHNPLFQVMMVLQNTQEAGKKVSLPRLDIQYLEQSLPFAKFDLTLDFSERGDQLHCMWEYATDLFAAETIKRIAGHFEVLLEAIIQNSQQPIHQLPLITTAEIQQLEVWNQTDINYPKNQTLVNLFEQQVAKTPDNIAVVFEDQSLSYQELNQKANQLAHYLLELKKEQQLPDNPLIAICVERSLLMIIGLFAILKAGGAYVPIDPSYPRDRIHLMLEDSNASVLLTINANKKQLPLEKLKNPCQVIFLEKEIWSDQPTNNPNPQSSPDDLAYVIYTSGSTGRPKGVAIAQYSPVALVKWAHSVYSAEQLAGVLASTSICFDLSIFEIFVPLTQGGSAIVVENALYIEQARKSPVPITLINTVPSAAAELLNMNAIPASVQVINLAGEPLKNSLVQALYQTTSVREVYNLYGPSEDTTYSTFTKVARNAQHEPTIGKAIANTHIYILDSYSQPLPPGIPGELCIAGAGLAQSYLHRPDLTAEKFLKVELFCKTERIYKTGDLARWLPDGNLQYLGRIDRQVKLRGFRIELGEIEASLLKHSKIEEAVVLLREDTDFDQRLVAYVVPTGKEDEYLQGEQVELWQQVFNDAYHQPQDIKDDPTLNLASWNDSYTGKPYPKAAMQEWRDKTVEQILELAPKRVWEIGCGTGMLLLKIAPHCQKYLGTDLVAAGLHYIEQHLQQQSLQEKVTLKQGAANQFDGIEKNNYDLVILNSVIQYFPSLDYLLSVLGGAIKAVKTQGKIFIGDVRNLHLLEAFHTAVEFYRAPDELSIKDLRQQIQKNIRTEGELLIDPNFFPALKQKFPRISHVQIQLKRGSAQTEMNRFRYDVVLHLDQTDISLAEPEWLDWHQQLNFETIERILTTQQPDLLGIKGVPNAYLTSEMLLLEESVQLDGTVSDLKAAVAQAKLGIEPEAFRTLARDLPYTPFIQYSSTGFSDYNVVFQRNIPGQSILPRFSQDKNLRLKPWQRYANQPLQYRTNQVDPALLEEWQDFLAKNLPDYMIPSHFMVLDQLPLTPNGKVDRKALPAPNATVSSTDIELPITATEKLLAELWAKLLKYEAIARQDNFFNLGGHSLLATQLIARIRDTFQVELALRKIFEFPTLSELASYLDSCIWVNFSTADMQPLNSDEEEIEL; encoded by the coding sequence TGGCAAAAACAATTAGCCGGAGTCCCGCCTCTGTTAAAATTGCCCACAGACAAACCCCGTCCATCACTTCAAACCTATCGGGGACGTAGTGAGTTTTTGCAACTCAATCAAGATTTAACGCAGAAGTTGAAGCGTTTAAGTCAGGAGTCAGAAACTACCCTGTTTATGACAATGCTTGCAGTATTTACGCTGTTATTGTCGCGCTACAGTGGTCAACAGGATATTGTAGTTGGTTCTGCGATCGCTAATCGTAACCGTCGAGAAACAGAATCATTAATTGGCTTTTTTGTCAATACCCTAGCATTACGTACCAATTTGCAAGGAAATCCAAGTTTCTTAGAATTACTTGAACGAGTCAAGCAAGTAACCCTGGATGCTTATGACCATCAAGATTTACCCTTTGAGAAACTAGTTGATGAATTAGGTTTAGAGCGATCGCTTTCTTATCATCCCCTGTTTCAAGTGGCGTTTGGTTTGCAAAGTGGAACTCAAGAGAAACTAGAAATTCCTGGATTATCTCTAACCCGTTTTCAGTGGGAAAACACAACGACGCTGTTTGATTTGTCGCTGATGTTCCGCGAAACTCCTCAAGGTTTGATAGGAGAATGGGAATATGCAACAGATTTATTTGAAGTTGAAACAATTCAACGGATGGTGGGACATTTTGAAGTTCTACTGAAGGGAATTATTGATAACCCGAACCAACCAATTAATACTCTATCGTTGCTTACAGAGGACGAATGTCAGCAAATAAAACGCTGGAATAAAACTCAAACTGATTATCCTCTTAATCAAACTTTGGTTGGCTTGTTTGAAGCTCAAGTTGCGAAAAATCCTGATAATCTTGCTTTGGTGTTCGAATCCCAAAGTCTAACTTACCAACAACTTAATCAAAAAGCGAATCAACTAGCTCATTACTTAATTCAAAATCACCAAATTCAGCCAGACACTTTAATTGGTATCTGCGTTGAACGGTCTTTAGAAATGATTATTGGTGTCCTCGGTATCCTCAAAGCGGGTGGGGCTTATGTACCGATTGATCCTAATTATCCTCAAGAACGAATTAAGTTCATGTTAGAAGATTCTGGTATATCGGTGCTGCTAACCCAAAGTCACCTCAAAGAGCAATTACCTTTAACTAAACTTAAACACCAGATCATTTGTTTAGATCGAGAAACTTTTAATTCGGCATTAATAGATAATCCCAATCCTCAAAGTAACCCTGATAATTTAGCTTATATAATTTATACCTCTGGTTCAACGGGACAACCCAAAGGGGTGATGATTGAGCATCGCGCAATTGTCAATCTCAGCTTAGTCTGGGCTGAAACTTTTCAAGTTCAACACAATAGCCGTTGGCTTCAGTTTGGTTCTTTTAGTTTCGATTTATCTATTGGTGAAATTGCCACTGCTTTATCCGCAGGTGCTTGTTTATATTTAGCCAAGAAAGAAACTTTGTTACCTAGTCAAACTTTAGTTGACTTATTGCGCGATCGCAAAATTTCCCATTTCACTTTACCTCCTTCTGCCTTATCTGTATTACCTCAAGCCTCATTACCTGATTTGCAAGCCGTAATTGTTGGTGGTGAAGCTTGTACAGCCGAGTTGGTGACACAATGGGGCACAAAACGATGTTTCTTTAACTGCTATGGGCCGACGGAATCGACGGTTATCGCCAGTATATCTAGTTGTGAACCGAATGGGAAAAAACCTTCCATTGGGCAACCTATAGCTAATAACAGCATCTACATTTTAGATGCTCATCATCAACCGTTACCGCCTGGACTTCCTGGGGAATTGTGCATCGCTGGAATTGGTTTAGCTAGAGGCTATCTCAACCATCCCGATTTAACCGACGAAAAATTTATTGAAGTTGAATTATTTGGCAAAACTGAGCGAATTTACAGAACTGGCGATTTGGCAAGATGGGCAGATGATGGCAACCTTGAGTATTTAGGTCGCATTGACGATCAAGTTAAATTACGGGGATTTCGGGTTGAATTGGGTGAAATTGAATCGCTATTATTGCAAAACCAATCAGTGAAAGAGGCTGTTGTAATTTTATATGAAACTGATAATAATCCCAGGTTAGTAGCTTATGTCACGATAAAGGAAAAATTCAGCAATTTAGCGAGTCAACTTAAAGATTATCTGAAAACTCGCCTGCCAAATTATATGGTTCCTAGCCAGATTATGGTATTGGATCATCTGCCACTTACACCTAACGGTAAATTAGATCGTAGAGTATTACCAGCACCAGATACAGCCATTTCGACTAACTTTGAAGCCTTCGTTACCCCAACAGAAGAACTACTGGCTACCTTATGGCAAACTCTCTTAAAAGCTAAGTCTGTTGGTCGTCAAGATAACTTCTTTGAATTGGGTGGACATTCCCTATTAGCAACCCAATTGGTTGCCCGTATTCGTGACACTTTTGGGGTAGAAGTATCTGTCCGCAAGGTATTTGAGCAAAGCATTTTATCTGAGTTGGCAACAGAAATTGACAAAGCCTCTTCAGTAATTGCTTTACCACCCATCACACCACAACCTGAAAATACTCCTAAAAATCTCTCCTTTGCCCAATCAAGACTTTGGTTTTTAGACCAACTTGAAGGCACTGGAACTTCAGCTACCTACAATATGTCAACGGCTCTTCAACTTGAAGGCAAGTTGAATATTGAGGCGTTGCGTGCAAGTTTTGATTATCTCATCGATCGCCATACCATTCTCCGCACCTATTTTCCAGCTTTGGAGGGAGAGGCGCAAGTAGTTGTCCAAAATCCAGAGGATATAGAAGTACTGGCGATTGCAGATTTACAGTCGCTCGATCTCCAAACTCAAGCAGAAACCGTACAACGTCTAGCTGATAGTCACGCCCAAGAACCTTTTGACTTAAATACTGGCCCCCTGTTTAAAGCGAAACTGCTGCAACTTAGCGAACAGAAAAATGTCCTGCTCATCAATATGCACCACATTATTACTGATGGCTGGTCAATGGGGGTGTTTAAACGCGAATGGGAACAGGCTTATTCGGCTTTTGCTGCGGGGAAAATTCCGAATTTGTCAGCATTGCCGATTCAGTATAGTGATTATGCAGCTTGGCAGCGCAGTTGGTTACAAGGGGAGATTTTAGAAAGCCAGGAAGATTACTGGAAACAACAACTCAGTGATGCTCCCCGATTGCTGGATTTACCTACCGATTATCCCCGTCCGGCGCAGCAAAGTTACCAAGGTGGGCGTGAAGAATATAGTTTGAGTCATGAAGTGACTCAGAGACTTAAAGCCATTAGTCAACAACAGGGAGTTACTTTGTTTATGACTCTGTTGACAGCTTTTAGTATTTTACTATCTCGTTACAGCCGTCAAGAGGATTTATGTATTGGTAGTGCGATCGCTAACCGTACCCATAACAACACAGAAGGATTAATCGGCTTTTTTGTCAATACCTTGGTATTGCGGAGTAAAGTCAAGCCAGAGCAAAGTTTTAGTGAGCTACTCCAACAAATCCGCCAAACTTGCTTAGATGCCTACTCCCATCAAGATATTCCCTTTGATTATTTAGTAGAACAGTTACAACCAGAACGCAGTCTGAGCCATAATCCCTTATTCCAAGTGATGATGGTGTTGCAAAATACTCAAGAAGCGGGGAAAAAGGTTAGTTTACCAAGGCTTGATATTCAATATTTAGAGCAAAGTTTACCATTTGCCAAATTTGACCTAACATTAGATTTTTCCGAAAGGGGCGACCAACTGCATTGCATGTGGGAATATGCCACAGATTTATTTGCAGCAGAAACAATTAAGCGCATAGCGGGACACTTTGAAGTCTTGCTGGAAGCAATTATCCAAAATTCCCAACAGCCGATTCATCAACTACCCTTAATCACAACAGCAGAAATTCAACAACTGGAAGTTTGGAATCAAACCGATATTAATTATCCCAAAAACCAGACTTTGGTGAATCTGTTTGAACAACAGGTGGCAAAAACGCCCGATAACATTGCGGTGGTATTTGAAGATCAAAGCCTGAGTTATCAAGAACTCAACCAAAAAGCCAATCAGCTAGCGCATTATTTGTTGGAACTCAAAAAAGAGCAACAATTACCTGATAATCCATTGATTGCGATTTGTGTGGAGCGATCGCTCTTAATGATCATTGGCTTGTTTGCTATTCTCAAAGCGGGTGGTGCTTATGTACCGATTGATCCCAGTTATCCCCGCGATCGCATTCATTTAATGCTCGAAGATAGTAATGCTTCGGTATTACTAACAATAAATGCCAACAAAAAGCAACTTCCCCTAGAAAAACTAAAAAATCCCTGTCAGGTAATATTTCTAGAGAAAGAAATATGGTCTGATCAGCCAACAAATAATCCCAATCCGCAAAGTAGCCCTGATGATTTGGCTTATGTAATTTATACTTCTGGTTCCACAGGGCGACCTAAAGGTGTTGCGATCGCACAATATAGCCCAGTAGCTCTAGTAAAATGGGCGCATTCAGTCTATAGTGCAGAACAGCTTGCAGGTGTCTTAGCATCAACCTCAATCTGTTTCGATCTCTCCATTTTTGAAATTTTTGTCCCACTGACTCAAGGTGGTAGTGCGATCGTGGTAGAAAATGCACTCTACATTGAGCAAGCACGTAAGAGTCCTGTACCGATAACTTTGATTAATACTGTACCAAGTGCTGCTGCGGAACTGCTGAATATGAATGCTATTCCGGCAAGTGTTCAAGTTATCAATTTAGCTGGCGAACCATTAAAAAATAGTCTGGTACAGGCTTTATATCAAACTACATCTGTAAGAGAAGTTTATAACCTCTATGGCCCTTCTGAGGACACAACTTACTCTACATTTACCAAAGTTGCTAGAAATGCCCAGCATGAACCAACTATCGGTAAAGCGATCGCTAATACCCACATCTATATTCTAGATAGCTATAGTCAACCCCTTCCCCCTGGTATTCCTGGAGAACTCTGCATTGCAGGTGCGGGTTTAGCACAGAGTTATTTGCATCGTCCCGATTTAACCGCCGAAAAATTTCTCAAAGTCGAATTATTCTGTAAAACTGAGCGAATTTATAAAACGGGCGATTTAGCCCGTTGGCTACCTGATGGCAATTTGCAATACTTAGGACGGATTGATCGCCAAGTCAAACTTCGTGGTTTCCGCATTGAATTAGGTGAAATTGAGGCATCTTTACTCAAACATTCAAAAATTGAAGAAGCGGTTGTCCTGCTTCGGGAAGACACTGATTTCGATCAACGTCTGGTGGCTTATGTTGTCCCAACAGGCAAAGAGGATGAATATCTTCAAGGTGAACAGGTGGAATTATGGCAACAAGTTTTTAATGATGCCTACCATCAACCACAAGATATAAAAGATGACCCAACCCTAAATTTGGCTAGTTGGAATGATAGCTACACAGGAAAACCTTATCCCAAAGCTGCGATGCAAGAATGGCGGGATAAAACTGTTGAGCAAATTCTAGAACTTGCACCCAAACGGGTCTGGGAAATCGGTTGTGGGACAGGGATGTTATTGTTGAAAATTGCTCCCCATTGTCAAAAGTACCTGGGTACAGACCTTGTAGCAGCAGGTTTGCATTATATTGAACAACATCTTCAACAGCAGTCTCTCCAGGAAAAAGTTACTTTAAAACAAGGTGCAGCTAACCAGTTTGACGGCATTGAAAAAAATAATTATGACCTGGTAATACTCAATTCTGTTATTCAGTATTTTCCCTCTTTAGATTACTTGTTATCAGTATTAGGCGGGGCGATAAAAGCTGTGAAAACTCAGGGAAAAATCTTTATTGGGGATGTACGAAATCTCCATTTATTAGAAGCTTTCCACACCGCAGTTGAGTTTTATCGCGCCCCTGATGAATTATCAATTAAAGACTTACGTCAACAGATTCAAAAAAACATCCGCACCGAAGGCGAATTATTGATTGACCCTAATTTCTTTCCCGCTCTCAAACAAAAATTTCCTCGGATTAGTCATGTACAAATTCAATTGAAACGAGGTTCTGCTCAAACAGAAATGAACCGTTTTCGTTATGACGTTGTTTTACATTTGGATCAAACAGATATTTCTCTGGCGGAACCTGAATGGTTAGATTGGCACCAGCAATTAAATTTTGAAACAATCGAAAGAATTTTAACGACTCAGCAACCAGATTTGTTAGGTATTAAAGGTGTTCCAAATGCTTATCTAACTTCAGAAATGTTGCTGTTAGAAGAAAGTGTTCAATTAGATGGTACTGTTTCAGACTTAAAAGCGGCAGTTGCTCAAGCCAAATTAGGCATAGAACCAGAAGCATTCCGAACTTTAGCGCGAGATTTGCCCTATACGCCTTTTATCCAATATAGTTCCACAGGATTTTCCGATTACAATGTTGTTTTTCAACGGAATATCCCTGGACAGTCCATATTGCCAAGATTTTCTCAAGATAAAAATTTGCGGCTGAAACCTTGGCAACGTTATGCAAATCAACCGTTGCAATATCGCACCAATCAAGTTGATCCAGCGTTATTAGAAGAGTGGCAAGATTTTCTGGCTAAAAATCTGCCTGATTATATGATTCCTAGCCATTTCATGGTCTTAGACCAACTACCACTAACACCAAATGGAAAAGTAGACCGTAAAGCTTTACCTGCGCCAAATGCAACCGTTTCCTCAACAGACATTGAATTGCCTATAACAGCGACAGAAAAATTGCTTGCCGAATTGTGGGCGAAGCTGCTTAAATATGAAGCGATAGCTCGACAGGATAACTTCTTTAATTTAGGCGGTCATTCATTATTAGCAACCCAATTAATTGCCCGCATCCGCGACACATTCCAAGTAGAACTGGCGCTGCGTAAAATATTTGAGTTTCCCACCCTCAGCGAATTAGCGAGTTATCTCGATAGCTGCATTTGGGTTAATTTCTCCACCGCAGATATGCAACCTTTAAACTCAGACGAAGAGGAAATTGAACTATGA